In Bos mutus isolate GX-2022 chromosome 10, NWIPB_WYAK_1.1, whole genome shotgun sequence, a single window of DNA contains:
- the OR6S1 gene encoding olfactory receptor 6S1 → MAPGGNQSSGVTEFILAGFPNLNSTKAELFSVFLLIYLLTLTGNVLIVGVVGADTRLQTPMYFFLGNLSCLEILLTSVIIPKMLSNFLSRQNTISFAACITQFYLYFFLGASEFLLLAVMSVDRYLAICHPLHYPLLMNGAVCFRVALACWVGGLLAVLGPTVAVALLPFCEQDAVVQHFFCDSGPLLRLACTNTKELEETDFVLASLVIIASLMITAVSYGHIILAVLRIPSASGRQKAFSTCTSHLMVVTLFYGSAVFLYVRPSQSGSVDTNWAVTVVTTFVTPLLNPFIYALRNERVKQALKDVFKKVIAGFWWHLSLARSFNKKIVGLSSAQVSGVLFYASFLGCRGTEGNVSADYQALKQWLQDKGTNAAVPADLPCLPQRVIRLSGQVDVVPLLLSWSGSTITADKSFSAASGTRSLGKQTRISAATVLETNGKSLLRGWTTFVSSNGYRAPAWAGHSLVARKSRPSRVLGVLSVEGATRREPSVLELLSLGSCGEKAPGSS, encoded by the exons ATGGCTCCTGGTGGAAACCAGAGCAGTGGTGTGACCGAGTTCATCCTGGCGGGTTTCCCAAATCTCAATAGCACAAAAGCAGAactgttttctgtcttccttcttaTTTATCTGCTGACTCTAACAGGTAATGTGTTGATCGTTGGGGTGGTAGGAGCTGATACTCGCCTGCAGACTCCCATGTACTTCTTTCTAGGTAATTTGTCCTGCCTAGAGATTCTGCTCACTTCGGTCATTATTCCCAAGATGCTGAGCAATTTCCTCTCAAGGCAAAACACTATTTCCTTTGCTGCATGTATTACCCAGTTTTATCTCTACTTCTTTCTTGGGGCCTCTGAGTTCCTACTGTTGGCTGTCATGTCAGTGGATCGCTACCTGGCCATCTGTCATCCTCTGCACTACCCCTTGCTCATGAATGGGGCTGTGTGCTTCCGAGTGGCCTTGGCCTGCTGGGTCGGGGGACTCCTTGCAGTACTTGGCCCCACAGTGGCTGTGGCCTTGCTTCCTTTCTGTGAACAGGATGCTGTGGTGCAGCACTTCTTCTGTGACAGTGGTCCTTTGCTCCGCCTGGCATGCACCAACACCAAGGAGTTGGAGGAAACTGACTTTGTCTTAGCTTCTCTTGTCATCATAGCCTCACTGATGATAACTGCCGTGTCCTATGGTCACATAATCCTGGCTGTCCTGCGCATCCCCTCAGCTTCAGGCCGGCAGAAGGCTTTCTCTACCTGCACCTCCCACTTGATGGTGGTGACCCTCTTCTATGGAAGTGCCGTTTTTCTATATGTGCGGCCATCACAGAGTGGCTCTGTGGATACTAACTGGGCAGTGACAGTGGTAACAACATTTGTGACACCGCTGCTGAATCCATTCATCTATGCCTTACGTAATGAGCGAGTAAAACAAGCTTTGAAGGACGTGTTTAAGAAGGTAATAGCAGGATTTTGGTGGCATCTTTCACTTGCTAGAAGTTTCAACAAGAAAATA GTGGGTCTCTCGAGTGCCCAGGTATCTGGAGTTCTGTTTTATGCATCCTTTCTGGGCTGCAGAGGAACAGAAGGCAATGTCTCAGCCGATTATCAAG CATTaaagcagtggctgcaggacaaGGGTACCAATGCAGCTGTTCCGGCAGATCTCCCCTGTCTTCCGCAGCGCGTGATAAGACTTTCAGGCCAAGTGGACGTAGTTCCCCTGCTGCTGTCCTGGTCTGGATCCACGATCACAGCTGATAAATCCTTCTCCGCTGCCTCAGGCACGCGCTCGCTGGGGAAACAGACACGCATTTCTGCCG cCACAGTGCTTGAGACTAATGGGAAGAGTCTCTTGAGAGGCTGGACAACCTTTGTTAGCTCTAACGGGTACCGAGCGCCTGCCTGGGCCGGGCACAGTCTGGTCGCCCGGAAGAGTCGGCCCTCCCGGGTCTTGGGGGTGCTTTCCGTGGAAGGCGCCACACGGCGAGAGCCTTCGGTCCTTGAGCTGCTGAGTCTGGGGTCCTGCGGCGAGAAAGCGCCTGGATCTTCCTAG